The Candidatus Anaeroferrophillus wilburensis genome contains a region encoding:
- a CDS encoding SAM-dependent methyltransferase, which yields MAQINRTEAFYCSENPSLLWELTICQSLATADSAYARALEKPAAYGSRVASFISKHTDLAEQADEIIEVGGGYGSLMAGLLQVVSPRRLTMVDISHFLLQQQQKTLRHQVADFICQDIFAFLPTVRRPVDLLIANEIIGDFPTATNIDRQELAPHLTHGSTCAAAPPETLATLEGEALLAEVGRLITTYNLAIDDLPARFNLNLGALAFVEQLGKTGIQRAFITEHGADTELPYPFSVQLQTYDRQDKNPRQIRLKDHDEYTIRFDHLDAVARIAGFQIQRFHLMEMLEVRFDDEINYLLTTGRPTSEAQEILLEFYDHVAEYQGLLLTRK from the coding sequence ATGGCACAAATCAACCGGACTGAAGCATTCTACTGCTCCGAAAATCCCAGCCTCCTGTGGGAGTTAACCATCTGCCAAAGTCTGGCCACGGCGGATTCAGCCTATGCCAGGGCTCTGGAAAAGCCGGCGGCCTATGGTTCTCGCGTCGCATCCTTTATCAGCAAGCATACCGATCTTGCTGAGCAGGCCGATGAGATTATTGAAGTGGGCGGCGGCTACGGCTCCCTGATGGCCGGCCTGCTGCAGGTTGTCAGTCCGCGGCGGCTGACCATGGTTGATATTTCACACTTTCTTTTGCAACAGCAGCAAAAGACTTTACGCCATCAGGTGGCAGACTTCATCTGCCAGGATATCTTTGCCTTTCTGCCAACGGTCAGGCGGCCGGTCGATCTGCTGATTGCCAACGAGATCATCGGCGATTTTCCCACCGCAACCAATATTGACCGGCAGGAGCTGGCACCCCATCTGACCCATGGCAGCACTTGTGCAGCCGCACCCCCGGAGACCCTGGCAACCCTGGAGGGCGAGGCCCTGCTTGCCGAAGTCGGCCGCCTGATCACCACTTACAACCTGGCAATTGATGACCTGCCGGCACGCTTCAACCTGAATCTCGGTGCCCTCGCTTTCGTCGAGCAGCTGGGAAAGACTGGCATTCAACGCGCATTCATTACCGAACATGGGGCGGATACAGAACTTCCCTATCCCTTTTCCGTCCAGTTGCAAACCTATGACCGGCAGGATAAAAACCCCCGGCAGATCCGACTTAAGGATCATGATGAATACACGATCCGTTTTGATCACCTGGACGCCGTTGCCAGGATCGCCGGATTTCAGATCCAGCGTTTCCACCTGATGGAGATGCTTGAGGTTCGCTTTGATGACGAAATAAATTATCTCCTGACCACCGGCCGACCCACCTCCGAAGCCCAGGAAATTCTCCTGGAATTTTACGACCACGTGGCCGAATACCAGGGCCTCCTGCTGACCAGGAAATAA
- a CDS encoding histidine triad nucleotide-binding protein, whose translation MSDCLFCNIIARTIPADIVYENEHLLAFKDINPKAPIHLLIVPKKHYPTLNDIPDEEMEIVGEVHKAVKMLARQFDVAESGYRTLVNTNKEGGQVVFHVHYHLIGGRQLRG comes from the coding sequence ATGAGTGACTGCCTGTTCTGCAACATTATCGCCCGTACCATTCCCGCTGATATCGTTTATGAAAACGAGCATCTGCTGGCTTTCAAGGACATCAATCCAAAAGCCCCGATCCATCTGCTGATTGTACCTAAAAAACATTATCCCACCTTGAATGATATTCCTGATGAGGAGATGGAGATTGTCGGTGAGGTGCATAAAGCAGTCAAAATGCTAGCCCGGCAGTTCGACGTTGCCGAAAGCGGCTACCGAACCCTGGTCAATACCAATAAGGAGGGGGGACAGGTGGTCTTCCATGTCCATTACCACCTGATCGGCGGCCGCCAGCTGCGTGGCTGA
- a CDS encoding DUF89 family protein, with protein MRTYLDCYPCFLRQTLATLRLTTGDEAEQKRIMGLVMAALPSLPLELTPPEISQTVYGIIARETGVADPYRELKYQSNREALLALPALMQQINHAPDRLRSAAALAINGNLIDFGVRHDGFQAAKELSCQQSNTFARDDFSLFQKQLAATSTLLYIGDNAGEIVADKIFITIMKELHPHLKIVFAVRESPIINDVTLDDARQVGMSEVARVISSGSHAPALLLEEMNSEMADWFAAASLVIAKGQGNYESLNHCDRSLFFLLQCKCQVVAEDLGVPAGSTIFAYHNPK; from the coding sequence ATGCGTACCTATCTTGACTGCTATCCTTGTTTTTTACGCCAGACCCTGGCAACGCTACGCCTGACAACCGGTGATGAAGCCGAGCAGAAGCGCATTATGGGTCTGGTAATGGCCGCCTTGCCGTCGCTGCCGCTGGAACTGACGCCACCGGAGATCTCCCAAACCGTCTACGGCATCATTGCCCGGGAAACCGGGGTCGCCGATCCCTATCGGGAACTGAAATACCAGTCAAACCGCGAAGCCCTGCTGGCGCTGCCTGCGCTCATGCAGCAGATTAACCATGCTCCCGACCGGCTGCGCAGCGCCGCCGCCCTGGCCATCAACGGCAATCTCATCGATTTCGGCGTTCGCCATGATGGTTTCCAAGCCGCCAAAGAACTTTCCTGCCAGCAGAGCAACACCTTTGCCCGCGATGATTTCTCCCTGTTCCAAAAACAGCTGGCAGCAACCTCGACACTGCTCTACATTGGTGACAATGCAGGGGAAATTGTTGCCGACAAGATTTTCATCACCATCATGAAGGAACTGCACCCCCATCTTAAGATTGTTTTTGCCGTCCGGGAATCCCCGATCATCAATGATGTCACCCTGGATGATGCCCGTCAGGTGGGGATGTCCGAGGTGGCCCGGGTGATCTCCAGCGGCAGTCATGCGCCGGCCCTGCTGCTGGAAGAGATGAATTCAGAGATGGCGGACTGGTTTGCTGCTGCTTCACTGGTGATCGCCAAAGGACAGGGAAACTATGAATCCCTGAACCACTGTGATCGGTCCCTCTTTTTTCTGCTGCAGTGCAAATGCCAGGTGGTGGCCGAAGATCTGGGGGTGCCGGCCGGCAGCACTATTTTCGCCTATCACAACCCGAAATAA